One genomic segment of Burkholderiaceae bacterium includes these proteins:
- a CDS encoding type II toxin-antitoxin system RelE/ParE family toxin: protein MPYAIVYYNAAVQASIEAWPSGISASYVRIVEQMVVSGPNLGLPYTRPFGDGLFEIRAKGAEGIGRAFFCSLVGQRVVILHGFIKKAQQTPHKELKLARRRLKEVLNG, encoded by the coding sequence GTGCCCTACGCCATCGTCTACTACAACGCCGCCGTGCAGGCGAGCATCGAGGCATGGCCATCCGGCATCAGCGCCAGTTATGTGCGCATCGTGGAGCAGATGGTGGTGTCCGGGCCGAACCTCGGCTTGCCGTATACACGCCCCTTCGGCGACGGCCTGTTCGAGATCCGCGCCAAGGGGGCGGAAGGTATCGGGCGGGCGTTCTTTTGCTCCCTGGTCGGGCAGCGCGTCGTGATCCTGCATGGCTTCATCAAGAAGGCGCAGCAGACCCCGCACAAGGAACTGAAACTCGCCCGCAGGCGTTTGAAAGAGGTGCTCAATGGCTAG
- a CDS encoding ferredoxin family protein yields MTHVVSEACIRCKYTDCVEVCPVDCFHEGPNFLAIDPDECIDCAVCIPECPVNAIFAEEDLPKDQLHMVALNAELVQLGWPVISRRKSALPDAEDWKDKAGKLAELQR; encoded by the coding sequence ATGACCCACGTCGTTTCCGAAGCCTGCATCCGCTGCAAATACACCGACTGCGTCGAGGTGTGTCCCGTCGACTGCTTTCACGAAGGCCCCAACTTCCTGGCCATCGACCCCGACGAATGCATCGACTGCGCCGTCTGCATCCCCGAGTGCCCGGTCAACGCCATCTTCGCCGAGGAAGACCTGCCCAAGGACCAGTTGCACATGGTCGCGCTGAACGCCGAGCTGGTGCAGCTGGGCTGGCCCGTCATCAGCCGGCGCAAGAGCGCCCTGCCCGACGCCGAGGACTGGAAGGACAAGGCCGGCAAGCTGGCCGAACTGCAACGCTGA
- a CDS encoding DUF934 domain-containing protein, producing the protein MKIFAAHTAPADLATDKIRAIANDAELAELVASGALDGIERVELDFPKFTDGRAYTQAVLLRRRYHFRGDIRATGDVLIDQLVHMHRSGFSSAVLAEGVAVDAAQRQFDRYAGFYQGDVLEPRPLFARPAELEAA; encoded by the coding sequence ATGAAAATTTTTGCTGCCCATACGGCCCCGGCCGACCTGGCCACCGACAAGATCCGCGCCATCGCCAACGACGCCGAGCTGGCCGAGCTGGTGGCCAGCGGCGCGCTCGACGGCATCGAGCGGGTCGAATTGGATTTCCCCAAGTTCACCGACGGCCGTGCCTACACCCAGGCCGTGCTGCTGCGCCGGCGCTACCACTTTCGCGGCGACATCCGCGCCACCGGCGACGTGCTGATCGACCAGCTGGTGCACATGCACCGCAGCGGTTTCAGCAGCGCCGTGCTGGCCGAGGGCGTGGCCGTGGATGCCGCGCAGCGCCAGTTCGACCGCTACGCGGGCTTTTATCAGGGCGACGTGCTGGAGCCGCGCCCGCTGTTCGCGCGCCCCGCCGAGCTGGAGGCCGCATGA
- the cysD gene encoding sulfate adenylyltransferase subunit CysD: MNARVEPHVLTQLSNRHLDALEEETIFVLREVAAAFERPALLFSGGKDSLVMLRCAEKAFGAGRIPYPLLMIDTGHNFPEVTAFRDQRARELGAELIVRSVEDSMARGTVRLARPDEPRNPHQAVTLLEAIEELRFDALIGGARRDEEKARAKERIFSHRDGFGQWAPKAQRPELWTLFNTRLHPGEHFRVFPISNWTELDVWQYIAREHIALPSIYYSHKREVVERRGLLVPVTPLTPPKAGETVQTRDVRFRTVGDVTCTCPVESSAASAAEIVIETLAADVSERGATRMDDKTSDASMEKRKKEGYF; this comes from the coding sequence ATGAACGCCCGCGTAGAACCCCACGTGCTGACGCAACTGAGCAACCGCCACCTCGACGCGCTGGAGGAAGAAACCATCTTCGTCCTGCGCGAGGTGGCCGCCGCCTTCGAGCGCCCGGCGCTGCTGTTTTCGGGTGGCAAGGACTCGCTGGTCATGCTGCGCTGCGCCGAGAAGGCCTTTGGCGCCGGCCGCATCCCCTACCCGCTGCTCATGATCGACACCGGCCACAACTTTCCCGAGGTGACCGCCTTCCGCGACCAGCGCGCCCGCGAGCTGGGCGCCGAGCTGATCGTGCGCAGCGTGGAGGACTCGATGGCGCGCGGCACCGTGCGCCTGGCGCGCCCCGACGAGCCGCGCAACCCGCACCAGGCCGTCACGCTGCTGGAGGCGATCGAGGAGCTGCGCTTCGACGCGCTGATCGGCGGCGCGCGCCGCGACGAGGAAAAGGCGCGCGCCAAGGAGCGCATCTTCAGCCACCGCGACGGCTTCGGCCAGTGGGCACCGAAGGCCCAGCGCCCCGAGCTGTGGACGCTGTTCAACACCCGCCTGCATCCGGGCGAGCACTTCCGCGTGTTCCCCATCAGCAACTGGACCGAGCTGGACGTGTGGCAGTACATCGCGCGCGAGCACATCGCGCTGCCCTCCATCTACTACAGCCACAAGCGCGAGGTGGTCGAGCGCCGAGGCCTCTTGGTGCCCGTCACGCCGCTGACGCCGCCCAAGGCGGGCGAGACCGTGCAGACGCGCGACGTGCGCTTTCGCACCGTGGGCGACGTGACCTGCACCTGCCCGGTGGAGAGCAGCGCCGCCAGCGCGGCCGAAATCGTGATCGAGACCCTGGCGGCCGACGTGAGCGAGCGCGGCGCCACGCGCATGGACGACAAGACCAGCGACGCCTCGATGGAAAAGCGCAAGAAGGAAGGGTATTTCTGA
- a CDS encoding nitrite/sulfite reductase, producing MYQYTAFDQEFVRRRAEQFRDQIERWQRGELSDEQLLPLRLQNGWYIQRYAPMARIAVPYGEISSVQLRMLARIAREYDRPDPALLAHAQATQDALQAAQPGLALKAPPLRYGYGHFTTRTNCQFNWIPLVKAPEVMALLASVHMHGIQTSGNDIRNITCDAWEGIAADGIVDCRPFAEITRQWSSLHPEFSFLPRKFKIAFNGAEEDRAATGWYDIGLQARKNAAGEVGFTVLVGGGMGRTPVIGSVVRDFLLWPQLLNYIEAIVRVYNSYGRRDNKWKARIKILVKSEGQGFIDAVEKEFKAITELDGAPHTITQAEFERVASHFVVPPLVPANQPSAVDPQGQLYQRWLKQNVRGHRLAGMKTVTLSFKRVGFAPGDADADTLDALAQLAEQFSAGEARLTHEQNLLLPWVFESDLPALYEAARQLGLAQPNIGLLTDMISCPGGDFCSLANARSLHIAAALTERYQDLDELFDLGPIDIHMSGCINSCGHHHSGHIGILGVDKDGKEWYQITLGGADGTKLSGPAIGGKVVGPSFSAAEVPDVIEALLDTFRTLRQPGELFIDALRRVGHEPFKLAANGARHPKPEALLV from the coding sequence ATGTATCAGTACACCGCTTTCGACCAGGAGTTCGTGCGCCGGCGCGCCGAGCAGTTTCGCGACCAGATCGAGCGCTGGCAGCGCGGCGAGCTGAGCGACGAGCAGCTGCTGCCGCTGCGCCTGCAAAACGGCTGGTACATCCAGCGCTACGCGCCCATGGCGCGCATTGCCGTGCCCTACGGCGAGATCAGCAGCGTGCAGTTGCGCATGCTGGCGCGCATCGCGCGCGAATACGACCGGCCCGACCCCGCGCTGCTGGCGCACGCCCAGGCCACGCAGGACGCGCTGCAGGCCGCGCAGCCGGGCCTGGCGCTCAAGGCGCCGCCGCTGCGCTACGGCTACGGCCACTTCACCACGCGCACCAACTGCCAGTTCAACTGGATTCCCTTGGTCAAGGCGCCCGAGGTGATGGCGCTGCTGGCCAGCGTGCACATGCACGGCATCCAGACCAGCGGCAACGACATCCGCAACATCACCTGCGACGCCTGGGAGGGCATTGCCGCGGACGGCATCGTCGACTGCCGCCCGTTTGCCGAGATCACGCGCCAGTGGAGCTCGCTGCACCCCGAGTTCTCGTTTCTGCCGCGCAAGTTCAAGATCGCCTTCAACGGCGCCGAGGAAGACCGCGCCGCCACCGGCTGGTACGACATCGGCCTGCAGGCGCGCAAGAACGCGGCGGGCGAAGTGGGCTTTACGGTGCTGGTGGGCGGCGGCATGGGGCGCACGCCGGTCATCGGCTCGGTGGTGCGCGACTTTCTGCTCTGGCCGCAGCTGCTGAACTACATCGAGGCCATCGTGCGCGTGTACAACAGCTATGGCCGGCGCGACAACAAGTGGAAGGCGCGCATCAAGATCCTGGTCAAGAGCGAGGGCCAGGGCTTCATCGACGCGGTCGAGAAAGAATTCAAGGCCATCACCGAGCTGGACGGCGCGCCGCACACCATCACCCAAGCGGAGTTCGAGCGCGTGGCCAGCCACTTCGTGGTGCCGCCGCTGGTGCCCGCCAACCAGCCCAGCGCGGTCGATCCGCAGGGCCAGCTGTATCAGCGCTGGCTCAAGCAAAACGTGCGCGGCCACCGGCTGGCCGGCATGAAGACCGTGACCCTGTCGTTCAAGCGCGTGGGCTTTGCGCCGGGCGATGCCGACGCCGACACGCTGGACGCGCTGGCGCAACTGGCCGAGCAATTCAGCGCCGGCGAGGCGCGCCTGACGCACGAGCAGAACCTGCTGCTGCCCTGGGTGTTCGAGAGCGACCTGCCCGCGCTGTACGAGGCCGCGCGCCAGCTGGGCCTGGCGCAGCCCAACATCGGCCTGCTGACCGACATGATCTCCTGCCCCGGCGGCGACTTCTGCTCGCTGGCCAACGCCCGCTCGCTGCACATCGCGGCGGCGCTGACCGAGCGCTACCAGGACCTGGACGAACTGTTCGACCTGGGTCCCATCGACATCCACATGAGCGGCTGCATCAACAGCTGCGGCCACCACCACAGCGGCCACATCGGCATCCTGGGCGTCGACAAGGACGGCAAGGAGTGGTACCAGATCACGCTGGGCGGGGCCGACGGCACCAAGCTGTCCGGCCCGGCCATCGGCGGCAAGGTGGTCGGCCCCTCGTTCTCGGCGGCCGAGGTACCCGACGTGATCGAGGCCCTGCTCGACACCTTCCGCACGCTGCGCCAGCCCGGCGAGCTGTTCATCGACGCGCTGCGCCGCGTGGGCCACGAGCCCTTCAAGCTGGCCGCCAACGGCGCGCGCCACCCCAAACCCGAAGCCCTGCTGGTCTGA
- a CDS encoding NAD(P)/FAD-dependent oxidoreductase, whose amino-acid sequence MEPQANPAVIAAAHAHAGPIETDALIIGAGPVGLFQVFELGLLEIKAHVIDSLAVPGGQPIELYPDKPIYDIPAIPVCTGRELTDALLRQIEPFGATFHLGQTVTVLREQDDGRFAVETSAGTRFVARTVFIAAGVGAFEPRSIKLDGLAAFEGRQLFHRVRNPADFAGKNLLIAGGGDSALDWALNFAGEGPHQAESVILLHRRDGFRAAPASVARMQQLCEQQRMQFMVGQVTGYEEQGGRLSAAKVTGGDGVTRVVPLDALLVFFGLSPRLGPIAEWNLQLERKQLVVDTERFSTSVPGIFAVGDINTYPGKKKLILSGFHECALAAFAAAALVFPDNGRIHLQYTTTSPKLHKVLGVETPVFA is encoded by the coding sequence ATGGAACCGCAAGCCAACCCCGCCGTCATCGCCGCCGCCCACGCGCACGCCGGCCCGATCGAGACCGACGCCCTCATCATCGGCGCCGGCCCGGTGGGGCTGTTCCAGGTCTTCGAGCTGGGCCTGCTGGAGATCAAGGCCCACGTGATCGACTCGCTGGCTGTGCCCGGCGGCCAGCCCATCGAGCTGTATCCCGACAAGCCGATCTACGACATCCCGGCCATCCCGGTGTGCACCGGCCGGGAGCTGACCGACGCGCTGCTCCGGCAGATCGAGCCCTTCGGCGCCACCTTTCACCTGGGCCAGACGGTGACCGTGCTGCGCGAGCAGGACGACGGGCGCTTCGCGGTCGAGACCAGCGCCGGCACGCGCTTCGTGGCGCGCACCGTGTTCATCGCCGCCGGCGTGGGCGCGTTCGAGCCGCGCTCGATCAAGCTGGACGGGCTGGCCGCCTTCGAGGGCCGGCAGCTGTTTCACCGCGTGCGCAACCCGGCCGACTTCGCCGGCAAGAACCTGCTGATCGCCGGCGGCGGCGACTCGGCGCTGGACTGGGCGCTGAACTTTGCCGGCGAGGGCCCGCACCAGGCCGAAAGCGTGATCCTGCTGCACCGCCGCGACGGCTTTCGCGCGGCGCCGGCCAGCGTGGCGCGCATGCAGCAGCTGTGCGAGCAGCAGCGGATGCAGTTCATGGTCGGCCAGGTCACGGGCTACGAGGAGCAGGGCGGGCGCTTGAGCGCCGCCAAGGTGACCGGCGGCGACGGCGTGACGCGCGTGGTGCCGCTGGACGCGCTGCTGGTCTTCTTCGGCCTCAGCCCCAGGCTGGGCCCCATTGCCGAATGGAACCTGCAGCTCGAGCGCAAGCAGCTGGTGGTGGACACCGAGCGCTTCTCCACCAGCGTGCCCGGCATCTTTGCCGTGGGCGACATCAACACCTACCCGGGCAAGAAGAAGCTGATCCTCTCGGGCTTTCACGAATGCGCGCTGGCGGCGTTTGCCGCCGCCGCCCTCGTGTTCCCGGACAACGGCCGCATCCACCTGCAGTACACCACCACCAGCCCCAAGCTGCACAAGGTGCTGGGCGTCGAAACGCCGGTGTTCGCATGA
- a CDS encoding phosphoadenylyl-sulfate reductase — MNASVNVSALRRAPSSAVELYARPSPDYAAKLAQARLVLREAEQLGAVTQASSLGVEDMVITHLINALQLAIPVFVLDTGRLHTETLALLERLQAHSRTPVHVYRPQPEAVLGYIREHGQDALYQSIALRKQCCAIRKLEPLARALEGKAGWISGLRREQSGARAQVPTVDRSEARVKFNPLADWTQGDVWHYVVEHRVDTNPLHDQFYPSIGCAPCTRAITVGEDIRAGRWWWEDESAKECGLHVKK, encoded by the coding sequence ATGAACGCCAGCGTCAACGTCAGCGCACTGCGCCGCGCGCCCAGCTCCGCCGTCGAGCTGTACGCCCGGCCCTCGCCCGACTACGCCGCCAAGCTGGCCCAGGCGCGGCTGGTGCTGCGCGAGGCCGAGCAACTGGGCGCGGTGACGCAGGCCAGCAGCCTGGGGGTGGAGGACATGGTCATCACCCACCTCATCAACGCGCTGCAGCTGGCCATCCCCGTCTTCGTGCTCGACACCGGCCGGCTGCACACCGAAACGCTGGCCTTGCTGGAGCGCCTGCAGGCGCATTCGCGCACCCCCGTGCACGTCTACCGCCCGCAGCCCGAGGCCGTGCTGGGCTACATCCGCGAGCACGGGCAGGACGCGCTCTACCAGAGCATCGCGCTGCGCAAGCAGTGCTGCGCCATCCGCAAGCTGGAGCCGCTGGCGCGCGCGCTGGAGGGCAAGGCCGGCTGGATCAGCGGCCTGCGCCGCGAGCAGTCGGGCGCGCGCGCGCAGGTGCCCACCGTGGACCGCAGCGAGGCGCGGGTCAAGTTCAACCCCCTGGCCGACTGGACGCAGGGCGACGTGTGGCACTACGTGGTCGAGCACCGGGTGGACACCAACCCGCTGCACGACCAGTTCTACCCCAGCATCGGCTGCGCGCCCTGCACCCGCGCCATCACCGTGGGCGAGGACATCCGCGCCGGGCGCTGGTGGTGGGAGGACGAGAGTGCCAAGGAGTGCGGGCTGCACGTCAAGAAATAG
- a CDS encoding helix-turn-helix transcriptional regulator: MARPIQTEDRYQPVAFDPKAHAAEKRKTDPAFRAAYDALEDEFAALAALLAARKDAGLTQADVAARMGVSQPVLARIESSLGSRKHSPSLETLRRYAGACGKKLVIQMI, from the coding sequence ATGGCTAGGCCAATCCAAACCGAAGACCGCTACCAGCCGGTCGCCTTCGACCCGAAGGCCCACGCTGCGGAAAAGCGCAAGACCGATCCGGCTTTCCGGGCCGCCTACGATGCGCTGGAAGACGAATTCGCCGCCCTGGCGGCACTGCTGGCCGCGCGCAAAGACGCGGGCCTGACCCAGGCCGACGTGGCCGCCCGCATGGGCGTGTCCCAACCCGTGCTGGCCCGCATCGAGTCGAGCCTGGGCAGCCGCAAGCATTCGCCCTCGCTCGAAACCCTGCGGCGCTATGCCGGCGCCTGCGGCAAGAAGCTTGTCATTCAGATGATTTGA
- a CDS encoding VOC family protein gives MQAATSPATALDHLVVMADSLAQGVAWCEATLGLTPAPGGAHALFGTHNRLLAIGSPAWPQAYLEIIAIDPAVAPRPVRRRWFDMDDAALQAAVRAHGPRLIHWVARVPDLAAATAAWAGLGLDAGERLAASRMTPRGLLQWQIAVRADGRRPLDGCAPTLIEWGAVHPADSLPASGVALQSLALRHPQAAALQGALAAIGAPGIPVDAAAAPAIQARLATPRGVVALDAGF, from the coding sequence ATGCAAGCAGCCACATCCCCCGCCACCGCGCTCGACCACCTGGTCGTCATGGCCGACAGCCTGGCGCAGGGCGTGGCCTGGTGCGAGGCCACGCTGGGCCTCACGCCCGCGCCGGGCGGCGCGCATGCGCTGTTCGGCACCCACAACCGCCTGCTGGCCATCGGCTCGCCGGCCTGGCCGCAGGCCTACCTGGAGATCATCGCCATCGACCCGGCCGTCGCGCCCAGGCCCGTGCGCCGGCGCTGGTTCGACATGGACGACGCGGCCTTGCAGGCAGCGGTGCGCGCGCACGGCCCGCGCCTGATCCACTGGGTGGCGCGCGTGCCCGACCTGGCCGCGGCCACGGCCGCCTGGGCCGGGCTGGGCCTGGACGCCGGCGAGCGGCTGGCCGCCAGCCGCATGACGCCGCGCGGCCTGTTGCAATGGCAGATCGCGGTGCGCGCCGACGGCCGGCGGCCGCTGGACGGCTGCGCGCCCACGCTGATCGAGTGGGGCGCGGTGCACCCCGCCGACAGCCTGCCCGCCTCGGGCGTCGCGCTGCAGTCGCTGGCGCTGCGGCACCCGCAGGCCGCGGCCCTGCAGGGCGCGCTGGCGGCCATCGGTGCGCCAGGCATCCCTGTCGATGCGGCCGCGGCGCCCGCCATCCAGGCGCGGCTGGCCACGCCGCGCGGGGTGGTGGCGCTGGATGCCGGTTTTTAA
- a CDS encoding sulfate adenylyltransferase produces the protein MTTIESIAARADGTPASVPFDQESALRFITCGSVDDGKSTLIGRLLVDSRSVLQDQLAGVQRGGAPDLALLTDGLAAEREQGITIDVAWRYFATARRKFIIGDAPGHEQYTRNMVTAASGADAAVVLVDATKLDVASARVTLLAQTRRHALLAALLRVPSLVFAVNKLDAVPDAATAFARIRAALQAFAQDAGLAVRAIVPISALQGWNVVEPRADWCDHRGPSLLALLEDLPVASAPVGEPFALPVQWVEKPTSQAETAHGRRVFWGRVAAGTVAPGQAVTVLPGGQGATVVQVLDHVRQSGTGRAGASVGLVLDRELDISRGDWLLAPGAHQPTREIEATVAWLDDTPLTTGRVYWALHGHRWVKARVTNIAHRLDVNTLAEEDASELPPNAIGHVTLALQEPLAVRPYAQSRALGALVLVDTATHRTAAAVLVR, from the coding sequence ATGACGACTATTGAATCGATAGCTGCTCGCGCAGACGGTACGCCGGCCAGCGTCCCGTTTGATCAAGAATCGGCGCTGCGCTTCATCACCTGCGGCAGCGTGGACGACGGCAAGAGCACCCTGATCGGCCGCCTGCTGGTGGACAGCCGCTCGGTGCTGCAGGACCAGCTGGCCGGCGTGCAGCGCGGCGGCGCGCCCGACCTGGCGCTGCTCACCGACGGCCTGGCGGCCGAGCGCGAGCAGGGCATCACCATCGACGTGGCCTGGCGCTACTTCGCCACCGCGCGGCGCAAGTTCATCATCGGCGACGCGCCGGGCCACGAGCAGTACACACGCAACATGGTCACCGCCGCCTCGGGCGCCGACGCCGCCGTGGTGCTGGTGGACGCCACCAAGCTCGACGTGGCGTCGGCCCGCGTCACCCTGCTGGCGCAGACGCGCCGCCACGCGCTGCTGGCCGCGCTGCTGCGCGTGCCCTCGCTGGTGTTCGCCGTCAACAAGCTCGACGCGGTGCCCGACGCCGCCACCGCCTTCGCGCGCATCCGCGCCGCCCTGCAGGCCTTCGCGCAGGACGCGGGCCTGGCCGTGCGCGCCATCGTGCCGATCTCGGCCCTGCAGGGCTGGAACGTGGTGGAGCCGCGCGCCGACTGGTGCGACCACCGCGGCCCCAGCCTGCTCGCCCTGCTGGAAGACCTGCCGGTCGCCTCGGCGCCGGTGGGCGAGCCCTTCGCCCTGCCGGTGCAGTGGGTGGAAAAGCCCACGTCGCAGGCCGAGACCGCGCATGGCCGGCGCGTGTTCTGGGGCCGCGTGGCCGCCGGCACGGTGGCGCCGGGCCAGGCCGTGACGGTGCTGCCCGGCGGCCAGGGCGCCACCGTCGTGCAGGTGCTCGACCACGTGCGCCAGAGCGGCACCGGGCGCGCCGGCGCCAGCGTCGGCCTGGTGCTGGACCGCGAGCTGGACATCTCGCGCGGCGACTGGCTGCTGGCGCCCGGCGCCCACCAGCCCACGCGCGAGATCGAGGCCACCGTGGCCTGGCTGGACGACACGCCGCTCACCACCGGGCGCGTGTACTGGGCGCTGCACGGCCACCGCTGGGTCAAGGCCCGCGTCACGAACATCGCGCACCGGCTGGACGTGAACACCCTGGCCGAGGAAGACGCCAGCGAGCTGCCGCCCAACGCCATCGGCCACGTCACGCTGGCGCTGCAGGAGCCCCTGGCCGTGCGGCCCTACGCCCAGTCGCGCGCGCTGGGCGCGCTGGTGCTGGTCGACACGGCCACGCACCGCACCGCCGCCGCCGTGCTGGTGCGCTGA
- a CDS encoding sulfite exporter TauE/SafE family protein codes for MQDLVFVFAGFFVGFVVALTGVGGGSLMTPLLIFGFGIAPNLAVGTDLLFAAGTKLGGTLQLARRRLVPWRVVGQLSLGSLPAALLTLAMLHHLGPAEPAVQRAITLTLGLALLLTAAATLYKAARGQSPRRLAAPTDADPTRARHWSLPVALGVVIGTLVTLTSVGAGAVGVAVLLLLYPALPLPRIVAADIAYAVPLTLVAGLGHAAIGSIDWPLLGLLLCGSLPGIWIGARLAQHAPQRLVRTLLSLLLAYAGSKLVMA; via the coding sequence ATGCAGGACCTGGTTTTTGTTTTCGCGGGCTTTTTCGTCGGCTTCGTCGTCGCGCTGACGGGCGTGGGCGGCGGCTCGCTGATGACGCCGCTGCTCATCTTCGGCTTCGGCATCGCGCCCAACCTGGCCGTGGGCACCGACCTGCTGTTCGCCGCCGGCACCAAGCTGGGCGGCACGCTGCAGCTGGCGCGCCGGCGGCTGGTGCCCTGGCGTGTGGTGGGCCAGCTCAGCCTGGGCAGCCTGCCGGCGGCGCTGCTGACCCTGGCCATGCTGCACCACCTGGGCCCGGCCGAGCCGGCGGTGCAGCGCGCCATCACCCTCACGCTGGGCCTGGCCCTGCTGCTGACGGCCGCCGCCACCCTGTACAAGGCCGCGCGGGGCCAGTCGCCGCGCCGGCTGGCCGCGCCCACCGATGCCGACCCGACCCGGGCCCGGCACTGGAGCCTGCCCGTGGCGCTGGGCGTGGTCATCGGCACCCTGGTCACGCTGACCTCGGTGGGCGCCGGCGCGGTGGGCGTGGCGGTGCTGCTGCTGTTGTACCCGGCGCTGCCGCTGCCGCGCATCGTGGCGGCCGACATCGCCTACGCCGTGCCGCTGACGCTGGTGGCCGGCCTGGGCCACGCGGCCATCGGCTCGATCGACTGGCCGCTGCTGGGCCTGCTGCTGTGCGGCTCGCTGCCCGGCATCTGGATCGGCGCGCGCCTGGCCCAGCACGCGCCGCAGCGCCTGGTGCGCACCCTGCTCTCCCTGCTGCTGGCCTATGCGGGCAGCAAATTAGTCATGGCCTGA
- a CDS encoding threonine dehydratase — protein MPAEFALPTLPEIEAAAAVVYRSFAPTPQYRWALLSERLGADCWVKHENHTPVGAFKIRGGLTFFDALARRGALPREVISATRGNHGQSVGWAARAHGVRCTIVVPRGNSIEKNAAMRALGVDLIEHGDDFTESSDHAARLAAERGALRVPSFHRDLVSGVATYWWEFLRAVPQVQVAYVPIGLGSGACGAIAAKAALGHSVRIVGVVSRHATTYADSIAAGQVVEAPATTRLADGMAVRRADAQALAVLAQGLDHVVQVSDDEVAQAMRALYTDTHNAAEGAGAAALAAALQERAALRGQSVGVALTGANVDAQVLARVLSDG, from the coding sequence ATGCCTGCCGAATTCGCTCTGCCCACGCTGCCCGAGATCGAGGCCGCCGCCGCCGTGGTCTACCGCAGCTTTGCCCCCACGCCGCAGTACCGCTGGGCGCTGCTGTCCGAGCGCCTGGGGGCCGACTGCTGGGTCAAGCACGAGAACCACACCCCCGTGGGCGCCTTCAAGATCCGCGGCGGCCTGACGTTCTTCGATGCGCTGGCCCGGCGCGGCGCGCTGCCGCGCGAGGTCATCAGCGCCACGCGCGGCAACCACGGCCAGAGCGTCGGCTGGGCGGCGCGCGCGCATGGCGTGCGCTGCACCATCGTCGTGCCGCGCGGCAACTCCATCGAGAAGAACGCCGCCATGCGGGCGCTGGGTGTCGATCTGATCGAGCACGGCGACGACTTCACCGAAAGCAGCGACCACGCCGCCCGCCTGGCCGCCGAGCGCGGTGCGCTGCGCGTGCCCAGCTTTCACCGGGACCTGGTCAGCGGCGTGGCCACGTATTGGTGGGAATTCCTGCGCGCCGTGCCGCAGGTTCAGGTGGCCTACGTGCCCATCGGCCTGGGTTCGGGCGCCTGCGGCGCCATCGCCGCCAAGGCCGCGCTGGGTCACTCGGTGCGCATCGTCGGCGTGGTCAGCCGCCACGCCACCACCTACGCCGACTCGATCGCCGCCGGGCAGGTGGTCGAGGCGCCCGCCACCACGCGCCTGGCCGACGGCATGGCCGTACGCCGCGCCGATGCGCAGGCGCTGGCGGTGCTGGCGCAAGGGCTGGACCACGTGGTGCAGGTGAGCGATGACGAAGTGGCCCAGGCCATGCGGGCGCTGTACACCGACACCCACAACGCGGCCGAAGGCGCGGGCGCGGCGGCGCTGGCCGCGGCCTTGCAGGAGCGCGCGGCCCTGCGAGGCCAGAGCGTGGGCGTGGCGCTGACGGGGGCCAATGTCGATGCGCAGGTGTTGGCCCGGGTTCTATCGGATGGATAG